The region GGAGGGATTTTTATTTTATTTCAATGAATTATCCTGTTTTCCAGCATATCAGCCACTTAGCCAATTCTACGGGCATAGCTCACAAATATGACATTGGCGTGAATTTTGCGCATTGATCTTCCCTTCATTTAGCGCTATTGCTTATACGTGGCTGCGCAAAAAGCAGCCATTGTTTTCTTTCCAACTGACCAAAAAGTGAGGGAAACGAGGCATGAAGAGACAGAAACGCGATCGTCTGGAAAGGGCGCATTCGAAAGGTTATCAGGCAGGTATTTTAGGACATCCGAAAGATCTTTGTCCTTATAAAACAACTGTGGACAGCCGGTCTCAATGGCTGGGAGGTTGGCGAGAAGCCATGGAAGACAGGGCTGTGACCGCTTAAGCGGCTCCCTGTCATAAAAAGGAACAACCTCCGCTCAAGGCGGAGGTTTTTGTTTAAGTCGTCTTACCCCTGCCAACGTTTCAGCAAGATACTCGCGTTTACCCCGCCAAAGCCAAAACCGTTCGACAGCGCATAGTTGATGACCATAGGCTGCGCTTTTTTCGCCACCAGATGTAGCCCCTCGGCTGCCGGATCCGGATTATCCAGGTTCAGCGTGGCCGGTGCGATCTGATCGCGTAGCGCCAGCGCAGTAAATATGGTTTCCAGCCCGCCTGCGGCCCCCAGTAAATGGCCGGTCGCTGATTTGGTAGAGGTCACTGCCACGCCGCCGTCGGTACCGAACAGGTGTTTAATTGCGTTGATTTCCCCCTGATCGCCCACTGGTGTCGACGTGGCGTGGGCGTTCAAATGCTGGATCTGTTCGGGCGAGACACCTGCCTGTTTCAGGGCAATTTTCATTGCGCGGTAGGCGCCGTCACCATCTTCTGCGCCGGAGGTCATGTGGTAGGCGTCCGCACTGGTGCCGTAACCGACAATCTCCGCCAGCGGCGTTGCTCCGCGGGCCAGCGCATGTTCCAGCGTCTCAATGACCAGCATACCGGCGCCTTCGCCCATGACAAAGCCGTCACGAGCGCTGTCGAAAGGCCGCGACGCTTTTTCTGCCTCTTCCGGCGGCGTAGTGGACATGGCGCGCGCGGCGGCAAAGCCCCCCAGGCTGACAGTGTCGATAGCGGCCTCTGTACCGCCACACAGCGCGATGTCAGCCTCATCGTTGCGAATCATGCGCACCGCGTCGCCGATGGCCTGTACGCCTGCTGCGCAAGCGGTAACGGGAGCGCCAATCGGACCTTTGAACTGGTGCTTAATCGACACATGGCCGGCGGCCAGGTTTACCAGGAAGGAGGGAATGGTAAATGGCGACAGGCGTTTGGTACCGCGACTGTCGGTGGTGCGCACCGCGTGGGCAATCGCCGGGAAACCGCCGATGCCAGAGGCGATCACGGTTGCGGTGCGTTCTTGTTTTTCTTCCGTATCAGCAACCCAGCCCGCTTGACGGATTGCTTCGTCGGCCGCCGCCATGGCGAACAGAATAAAGCGGTCCATTTTTTTCTGGTCTTTCGGCGCCACGGAAAGATCGGGATTAAAGCCCGCTTCGGCATCCTGTTCCAGAGTAGGAACCTGACCGCCGATTTTAACCTGCAAGTCGGCCACGACAGCTTCCGGAAGCGGACGAATGCCTGACTGGCCATTGAGCAGGCGCTGCCAGATAGCCTCTACGCCGCATCCCAGTGGTGAAACGGCACCCATGCCGGTAATGACTATACGACGACTGTTCATAGTGACTCCTTGGATGATTCGGGGGGTAATGCAAAATGATTTTGTTGCATCAGGGCTGCACGCCGACGTATACCGTCGCTTGCCGCCGGCCCTGGCGCTAAAGTGATGTGTTGCAATGCAATCGGCTGCCGGGTGGCGCTGTCGACCAGTTGCACGTATACCGGTTGTCCGGTACGACGATCGACCAGTTCGGCGGTAATGCCTTCATCGGCCAGATGCGTATTGCCCCAGTGAAACAGAGCCGCCAGCACCGGGAAAAAATCTTTGCCGCGCTCGGTGAGCAAATATTCATAGCGAACCGGCCGCGTCTGATAACGTTGCTTATGCAGAATGCCGCTCTCCACCAGATATTTCAGGCGGCGCGTCAGCATGGTAGGTGAAAGGCCGAGGCTTTGCCGGAATTCATCAAACTTCGATAGCCCATGAAACGCATCGCGAAGTATCAGGATGCTCCACCATTCACCGACGCGATCAAGTGAGCGTGCTATCGGGCATGGCGTGTTGTCAAAACGGGTTCTTTGCATGGCACACCTCTTAAGTGACTACAATAATTGTAGTTACTTGTTGGCCGTTATGAATGCGAGCTTTGCAGTTCGCGACAAGATAACGACGGGGAAAACAAACGGCGGCCGGGAAGGGCCGCCGTCACTGCGATTAGAACGCAGCAGTGTCCTTGAACAGGCCCACTTTCAGATCGCTGGCGGTGTAAATGACCTGGCCATCGACCAGCACTTCACCATCAGCCACACCCATAATCAGTTTACGGGTGATGACACGTTTGAAGTTAATGCGGTAGGTGACTTTCTTCGCGGTTGGCAGTACCTGGCCGGTGAATTTCACTTCACCCACGCCCAACGCACGGCCTTTACCTTCGCCACCCAGCCAGCCGAGATAGAAACCTACCAGCTGCCACATTGCGTCCAGACCCAGACAGCCTGGCATGACTGGATCGCCGATAAAGTGGCAACCAAAGAACCATAGGTCCGGATTGATATCCAGTTCCGCTTCCACATAACCCTTGTTGTGGGAGCCACCGTCTTCGGTCATCTTGACCACGCGGTCCATCATCAACATGTTACCTGCAGGCAACGGCGGGCCACCGGCGCCAAACAGCTCGCCACGGCCGGATGCTTCGAGGTCTTCTTTCGTATAGGAGTCGCGTTTTTCTACCATGTTCTCAGTAAGCCTTATTTTATTGAAGGACGCAGATTAGCTAACACGTGTACGCTGAACAAGTCCGATCAGCCGTGGTTGAACCAGTTGAGCCAACGAAACGGCCATGGCCAGCGCCGACGTTCCTGCGGATTCACCTGCGCAATTCGTTCCTGAATGGCCGCTAACAGATTCGGTTGCTGCTCATCAGAGTAGGGGTAACCGGTGAGTAATGGCAATGCTTCCGCGGCGCTGTCGACGGCCCACAGATGGAATTGCCCTTCGCGCACCGCATCGACCACGTCCTGGTGCAGACACAGGTGACGCACGTTGGTTGCGGGCAGAATGATGCCCTGTTTGCCCGTCAAACCACGACGCTGACAAACTTCAAAAAAGCCTTCGATCTTCTCGTTGACGCCGCCAATCGGTTGAACATTACCGAACTGATCGACAGAGCCGGTGACCGCAATCTGCTGGGTGATCGGTTGTAATGACAGCGCGCTGATCAATGCGCAGAGCTCGGCCAGCGAGGCGCTATCGCCATCTACTTCACCGTAGGATTGTTCAAACACGATTGAAGCGGAGAAGGGCAGCGGTTGATCCAGTTCCAGTTCGGAAATCAGAAACGCCTGCATGATCATCATGCCTTTAGCATGCAGGTTACCGCCCAGCTCGGCCTTACGCTCAACGTCGGTAAATTCACCGTCGCCCAGATGCACCACGCAGCTGATACGGGAGGGTTCGCCAAAGCTGCGCGGATGCCCCGGGTATTCCAGCACGGAGAGTCCGTTGATTTGACCGACGACTTCGCCTTCGGTTTCAATCAGAATTTGACCCAGTTCGATCTCATCCTGCATCCGTTCGGCCAGGTAGCTTTCACGCCACTCGCGCGCATTCAATGCGGCTTCAAAGGCTTTGGCCGTGATGCTTTCTTCTTCTGCGTACAGAGCGGCTTCAGAAAGCTGCTGACCGATCCACAACGGTGAGAGCGGCAAGTTGCCCTGATCGCCGCTGTAACGTACCGCCTGTATCATCAACAGGGGCCAGGCATCAGCCGCCAGCGAGGGCAGTTGCTGTTCATCGATAACCGTGTTGACGTAGCTGCACCACTGCACCATATCCTCGGCTTCGGTGAGCTGCAGGTCATCTTCGTATTCGCCATAGACGGCCTGCTCGCTCAGCTCCGGTTCGATATCATGAAAATCAGCAAGACCGTGGCGATCGCCTACCACAACCAGACGCAGTTCCAGCGGCATCGCTGGGATAGTGACCGGAAGCGGGCGCGTTTCATCGGGAGAAACCCAGTGGAACTGGCGTTGGGTGATCATTTGCTTTAATCGCAGCCAGAGCAGGGGCTGTGCCAGCAGAGAACGTGCCGACAGAATCAGTACGCCGCCGTTGGCTTGATGCACCAGGCCCGGTTGCAGCGAGATTTCATCATTGTGAATCCTGACGCAGCCAAACAGCTGTTCCGGCTCAACCCATTCCTGAAACACGCAGGCGCCACCGGCGGCAAACGGCTCATCACCGCGGCTGGCAGGTTCTACGCTTATCTTACTGCCCTGGATTACATAGTGGCTGCCTTTGAAAGCCGTGTTTTGTGGCTGCAATGGCTCAATCGCTCGGGCAATCAATGCCAGATACTCGCGGGTTTCCTGCGCTTTCAGCAACATGAAACGCGGTGGCGACTGTGGATGGCAAAACAGCGTCAGTGCATTTTCCAGCCGGGGCTGAATGGCGGCAAAGGACACTGGTGCCAACTGAGCGGCGGTATCAAATATCGCTTGATAAGGCGTAACGTCCGGCAACAGAGATTGCCATTCAAGTCGGTTATTGGTCAAAGTGTTAGATGCAATCGTCAAAAAGGGAAAGGGCGATTATACAAGAATAACGACAGCTTGATACATACAGAGTCACAGTTGGCATCAGGGAGTTTGACATCGCGCGACGACTGTGCAAAAAACAGTCTAAAATGGGGCGTAATTGCCGGGGAAATTCGGTGCAAAGCTGTTATGCTTAATAAAGTTACGCGGTCACTGAAGAGCTCAAGATGAAATATCAGCAACTGGAAAACCTGGAGAGCGGCTGGAAATGGAAATACCTGGTGAAAAAGCACCGGGAAGGTGAATCTATTACCCGCCACATTGAAAACAGTGTAGCTCAGGAAGCCATTGACGAGCTGCTTAAGCTGGAAAACGAGCCGGTAAAAGTGCTGACGTGGATTAGCAGGCATATGAATCCGGAACTTGATAACCGGATGAAGCAAACTATCCGCGCAAGGCGTAAGCGTCATTTTAACGCAGAACATCAACACACGCGTAAAAAATCTATCGACCTGGAGTTTCTGGTTTGGCAACGCCTGGCCGCGCTTGCTCGTCGCCGTGGCGTCACGCTATCAGAGACGATAGTACAACTTATCGAAGATGCCGAACGCAAAGAGAAGTACGCCAGTCAGATGTCGTCGCTGAAACAGGATCTGAAGGCGATCCTCGGCAAAGACGAAAAGTAACCTGCCCAGCAAGAAAAGGGCCGTTGTTGTAAAATTCAACGCCTATAGACGAAAAAAAACCCCGCATCGCGGGGTTTTTTACTAAGCAGTGGTAACTTAAGCCTGTGGCTGAGTTACAACGTCTTTGATACCTTTAACTTCGATCTCTACGCGACGATCTGGGGCCAGGCAAGCGATCTGAGCTTTAGTAGCACGGCCAGCTTTGTAGCCACAGGTGTTGCCAGTGACGGAATCAGCTTCGCCCATACCACGTGCAGAGATTTTGTCTGACGGGATGCCTTTAGAAACCAGGTAATCAACAACGCTTTGTGCGCGTTTTTCAGACAGTTTCTGGTTGTACTGGTCAGAACCAACTGCGTCGGTGTAACCCAGAACTACAACAGAACCGTCTTTAGGATCCATGGAGCTCAGCTGAGTGTACAGCTGGTCCAGAGCCTGTTGACCTTCTGGCTTCAGAGTTGCTTTGTTGAAGTTGAACAGCACGTCAGACTTCAGAGTGAAACGCTTGGTTTCAACAACTGGAGCCGGAGCTGGTGCTGGAGCAACTGGAGCAACAACATCATCCTGACCGAAACGGTAAGAAACACCCAGGCTCAGCATGGTGTTGTCTGGACGTGCGCCGACAGTACCTGCATCACCGATGTTGCTAACGAACTGGTAGTCCAGGCGAGTAGCCCAGTTTTTGGTCAGTGCGTATTCAACACCCACTGCAGCCAGCGGAGAAACGCCGGTATCGTGGTCGCTCAGACGAGTGCCATTGCCGTAGTTAGCTTTGGAGTCTGCACGCCATACCATACCACCCAGACGAGTGTAGATGTCCAGATCGTCAGCAATTGGGTAGCTCAGTTTAGCTGCCAGTTGAACGCCTTGTGCTTTGAAAGCACCGTTGTTCACGCTGCCTTTGTAAGGCATACGGCCAAGCCAGTCATAGCCCAGCTCGAAGCCCAGGTATTGGTTCGCCTGGTAACCCAGGAACGCGCCAGCACCCAGTTGATCTTTATGGTTCGGACCATTGCCGATACCATTCTGGTAACCGTTGCCGTAGAAACCAGTGTCATGGTACTGGGACCAGCCCAGTTTAGCACCGGTGTACCAGGTATTATCTTTTGGGGCGGCTTGCGCTACGGTAGCGAAACCAGCCAGTGCCACTGCTAATGCGATAGCTGTCTTTTTCATTTTGCGCCTCGTTATCATCCAAATAGGCAATGAGCTTTAAAGCTGTTTTAAGCCCTTGGTTAAATTCCTTCGCCAAGGTTTGAGCCCTCGTTTGTTACTCGGCCAGTTTTTCTGGCGTTATAGAGCAACCTTGGCGATGTAAAGTCTACAACGTGGCGCGAAAGTTACAAGTGTGATGTGATAAAGCTCTAAAAAAAAACGCAGAATCGTACATATTTACTAACACTAACCGATAAAAAATGGGGCAATTTAGTCTGTATTTTTTCGTGCGGAACCGCGGCAGGACTCGCTTTGCATCTGATCCACCAAAGGTTCCCTCCCAGAGAGATAAAAATGATGGGAAAAATCCTAAATTTACTTAATGATACAAAGAAGAGTGAATTTTTAGCGTGGAACACTGTCCCTGAGTCGGGTTTATGTCACGTTGCGGGCGCATAATGAACCCATAAGCGTTACCCAATTCTGCAGCGCGTCTTAATTTTAGCCGATCTTCTTCCGTAAGATCGGGCAACCATCCGAGAACTACACTGTAATTACCCGTCAAAAGTGCTTTTTCCATCGCTTCAACTGTGGCAAGCGGAGCAATTTGGCTCAGTTGCACCACTTTGTTGACAGGCAAACCGGACTGCTGTAACCACAATCTACTTAGTTTCTGTTGCGGGGTTAACCATAACAACCAGCGCGATTGTCTGCCTAACTGTTGCAACAGGGGCAGCAGTAGTTGTGCCACCGCGGGTTGATGCTCGTTGTAAACAAGTTCACTGATAAGGCCATTTTCTTTACCGGCATCCGTGTTTTTCGCAGCATTGTTCACCGCAAAAGAGGTGTGGCTGAAATGGGGTTTGTAGAGTGATTGAGTACGCATAAAGTATCCCGCCCGTAGTGTCACTGTATGTTTATACAGTATATCTAACGATGAGTAAGATCAACCCAAATTTTCGTAGTACCTCGCATAATTGCGATTATTTTTTATACGTACTGCTTTTATGATTGGCAGGACTGCGGATAGTGCGTATTTTTCTAATTACTTGTTCACGTTACTTTTATTTCATTGATGTGAGAAATAGTACAATTAGAACCTACACAAGGAGACGTTCTATGAAAGGGATATCAACAGAAAGAGTCAAACAGGCCAAAGCGTGCTTCTGCGCATTAGGGAACATTACTACACGCTCGCAGTTTGGCGGTTATGGGCTGCTGGCTGATGGCGTTATGTTTGGGGTGATAGCGGAAGGCGAGCTGTATCTTCGTGCGACGGATAGCCTGGAGCCTGCTTTTCGCGCCCGCGGAATGGTCAATATGGTTTACTCCAAACGGGGCGTACCAATCACCCTGCGTTATTATTGGGTCAATGAGTTGCTGTGGCGGGAAGGGGATGAGCTTATTGGGTTGGCGCGGCAAGCCATCATGGAGGCCTGCCTGGAGCTTCAGGTCAAAACGGATACTCATGGGCGGCTGAAAACGTTGCCGAACATCGATATTAACATGGAGCGTTTACTGTGGCGTGCCGGCATTCGCAACGTTTATGACTTGCGCTTGAATGGCGCCAAGCGCAGCTATCTCCGGCTGTTGCAACAGCAACGCAATTTAGGATTGCGGGTGCTGCTTTCGTTAGCTGGGGCGATTGCCGGTTATCACCATGCCGCTTTGCCCCTGGCCCTGCGCAATGAGCTAACCCAGTGGTTTGAACAGACAATGACTCTGCTTAACCATGGCCACACTCCAGGAATCAGGGGGGTGATGAAAAATCTCGCGTGATTATGCCGATTTAGCTATCTGCGTTTTTAGCGTCATGAGTTCCGGCAGCAGTTCAATGACCAGGCCTATCTGCTGCAATACCAGTTGCTCTTTGCTTTCTGGTTCTGGAGCCCCGAGTTGGATACGCTCAGTCAGGTTTTCTAACGCCTGAGCGATGCGGAGGCCGTCTTGCTCTTCCTGATGCAGGGCACCATCGACATAGCATACGGCATCGTTCAGCAACGCCAGCGTGGCGGGATTGTTTATACGTTCACGGTGTGCACCCAATGCGGAGATATAACTCAACAAGGTGTGGTTCAGGCATAGCAGGCGAAAAGCGGCATCCTGAACCACTTTATCGGCCTTGGGGTCGGCCGACATGTTTGAAATCACCGAGGCCAACTCTGCGTCGCTGTTGTGCGCATCCCGACGGGCGATACGGTACGGTAGACCATTATCTTTACCCTGATGGTATTGCACCAAAATCGCATCCAGATAGCGGCAGTTGGCGTTCAATGTTTTGTTCACCACGGCCGGCAATTGGCGGAATTTCCAATCTGGCCAGATAAAACTGACTGCTGCCCAAGCGATGGCGCATCCCAAAAGGGTGTCGTAAACGCGTGGTGCAGCCACTTCAAAGCCTTCACCCAGCAGGTTAAAACAGAGCAGTACCAGCAAGGTGATAAACATGGTCGCGTGCGCGTACTGAACGGTGCGAAAAGCAAAAAACAGGACGCCGGCAATGACGATCAACACCATCTGGCCTTCCTGTGAAGGCACAAAATAGAGGATCGGCAGGCCGATAAGAATGCCGGCAAGCGTACCGATAATACGCAGCGCTAGTCTGCGGCGGGTGGCATTGTAATTTGGCTGGCAAACAAACAGGCTGGTCAGCAGGATCCAGTAACCGTGTTGCATGCCGGTAAATTGGATGAAAGCATACCCGATACACAGCACCACCGACATGCGAATGGCATGGCGGAATAAGGCTGACTGGGGTGTCAAATGGCGACTAATCCGTAGGCGGATGTCGCTCCACCCTGTAAGCCGGTCATCTGACAGGCTGTTCTCTTCCGTCTGACCGTCGGCCAGCGCCTGTTCGGATTCGATATTTGCCAACTGTGCGTCAATCGCCCGCAAGTTTTTCAACAGGTGCGACAGTGCTTTGGTCAGCTCACTATTTTCCGGGGTGACGGCAACACGAGCCAAAGCTTCATCAATGCGGCTGAAGGCCGGCTCAAAACGCAGGTTGTGCTGGTATTTTTGCCGCAGTAGGATCGATTGCGCCAACTGCTGACAGGCGCGTGCTTGCATGGTGAGCAAGCGCTGGAAACGAAACAGGATATCGCTATGACGGAATTGTCGGCTCAGAGCCTGATATTGGACATGAGCGGAACTGGCGCGTTCATGAATATCCTGAGCTACAAAATAATAATGCAGGGTACGACGCGTACCGCGTTGGCCACGGTCGCCTTTCAGCCGCGTCAGCAATGAGACTTTGGCCTGGTTGAGAGTGGTCACCAGCGTGCTGTTGGCCATAGCTACATCCATCCAGGGCAGGTCCGCAGCATGCTCGGCATCGGGGTCAAACAGGTTAGCTTTGGCATCCAGATAATTTGCCAAATGCTCGTAACAGCGCGCCAAATTTTCCTGCAAAGGGCGAATAGGAAATATCAGATGGCCAATCAGCGTCAGCAGGTTGTACCACAGGGCGCCAACGATCAGCAGTATCGGTTGCTGATACCAGGCGTCATACATTGAGGCCCCAAGCATGGTGTAAACCGCGATCAGCAAGGCACCAAACGCAATGGTGGCGTAGCGTTGCCCCAAGGCCCCCAGCAGAATAAAGCCGCAGGTAGAGGTGGTCAGACCGAGGGCGAACAACCATGGGTAAGGAAACAGCAGTTCAATAGAGGCGGAGGCGATAAAAAAACATACCAGCGTGATCAGCAGGTTACGCAGCCTGCCGCTCAGGCGGTCATCCAGATCGGTCAATGCTGCCGCTACTACTCCCAGAGTCAGGGGAATAGTGAGTTTGGGAATGGCCAGCCACCAGGGAATGGCGGCTGTGCCGGCCAGCGCAATAAAAATACGCAGGTTATAAAGCAGATTGCTGTTGTAGGTATAACGACGTATTGCTGGTGCTAAAGAGAGCACGAAAAACTCCTCAGGCGGAGAAAAAATTAACGCTGTTGATACTGACGCCGGGCATTTTCAGTTCTGGCCTGTTGAGCCATCTCGACCGATACCACGCGGCGACCTACCGGCCACAGCGCGATGGCGGCGATTTTGAAATTGGCGATGCCAACCGGGATGCCAATAATCGACACGCACTGCACAATGCCGGCGGCAATGTGGGACAGGCACAACCACCAACCGAAGAGTATCAGCCAGACAATATTCAGCAACGAACCGCTGGCAGAAAGCAGCGCGTTGTTTTTTTCCGGATACAGCTCATTAACGTGAATGGCTTCGTTGCCGAAAGGCAGAAACGATAATTTGGTGATTTCCCAGCACGAGCGGGTCAGGGGCAGGGTAACAATCAATATGACGCTGAACACCGTTGCGACCAGCCAGCCAAAGGTAGTGAAAAAACCGCCCAACACAAAATTAAGAATATTCAGTACAGTACGCATAGTCGTCATTCTGCTCTAATGATGGCCAAACCGCGACGCGGTTGCGTTTGGTATCAAAACGCAAAATCTATTCTACCCTTTTTTTAGCGCTAGAGTGCCACTGCTTATCACAGGTAAACTGGCTGATATCCGTTATTTAATCTCAACATAGTCATGGCGCGCCGATATGGAACTTAAAGCGACATCGCTGGGGAAACACCTGGCTCAGCATCCTTATAACCGCGTGCGGTTGCTGCACGCCGGGGTTGAGGTGAGCGGCGAAAAGCATGAATATCTGATTCCTTTCAATCAGTTGATTCAAGTCAGATGCAAACGTGGCATCGTCTGGGGCGAGCTGGAGTTTGAGCTGCCCGATGAAAAAGTGGTACGTCTGCACGGCACCGAATGGCAAGAAACTCAGCGTTTCTACCATTACCTGCAACAGGCCTGGCAGCAATGGAGCGCCGAGATGAGCGAGATCAGCGCAGGCGTTTTACAACAGCAGGTAGAACATATCCAACGTATTGAACAGCAGGACAAGTGGTTCAAAAAGTCTGAGCTGGGCAAATTGCAGCAGCAGATCCGGCAGTCTTTTGGCGCCTTGCCAATGCCGGTAGCGCGGTTGGATGAGTTCGACAACTGTCGGAATGACTACCAGCTATGTCAGCAGTGGTTGCAGCACGGGCTACGCAGTGTGGGGCAGCGTAATCAGCAGTGGACAGAACGGATGCTGGAGACGTATCGCGATTTCTTCCAGACTATCGAAAGTTCACCGTTGAATGATTCGCAAAGCCGTGCGGTGGTCAATGGCGAAGACTCGGTGCTGGTTCTGGCGGGCGCCGGCAGCGGAAAAACCTCGGTGCTGGTGGCGCGAGCCGGCTGGCTGTTACGCCGTCAGGAAGCTGAACCCGGGCAGATATTGCTGTTGGCGTTTGGTCGCCAGGCTGCGGAAGAGATGAATGAGCGTATTCAGGAGCGTCTGGGCAACGTGGCTATTCAAGCCAAAACTTTTCACGCGCTGGCGCTGCAGATCATTCAGCAGGGCAACCGCAAGGTACCCGCAATCAGCAAGTTGGAAACCGACAGCAAGGCCCGGCGTGCTTTGTTGATTACCCATTGGCAGCAACAGTGTACAGAGAAAAAAACGCAGGCCAAAGGATGGCGTCAGTGGTTGATTGAGGAGTTGGAATGGGACGTGCCCGAAGGCGACTTCTGGCAGGATAAGCGCCTGGCCGAACGGCTGGCCGGCCGGCTCGAACGTTGGTTGGGACTGATGCGGATGCACGGTGGCAGCCAGGCGGAAATGATCGAACAGGCGGATGAAGAGATCCGCGACCTGTTTTCAAAACGCATTCGCCTGATGGCGCCGTTGCTGAAAGCCTGGAAAAGCGCGCTGAAAGATGAAGGGGCGGTGGACTTCTCCGGCCTTATCCATCAGGCGGTCCATATTCTGGAGAAAGGGCGTTTTGTCAGCCCGTGGAAGCACATCCTGGTGGATGAGTTCCAGGATATTTCGCCGCAACGAGCCCAGTTGCTGGCAGCGCTACGCAAGCAGAATAAGCAAACCTGCCTGTTCGCGGTCGGTGATGACTGGCAGGCTATTTACCGCTTTAGCGGTGCGGAGTTGACGCTCACCACGGCGTTTGCCGAAAACTTTGGCGAAGGCGCCCAGTGCGCGCTCGATACCACTTATCGCTTCAATGATCGTATCGGCGAGGTGGCAAACCGCTTTGTGCAGCAGAACCCGCACCAGTTGAAAAAACCGTTGAACAGCCTGAGTAAAGGCAATAAAAAATCGGTGGTGATTTTACCGCATGAGCAGTTGGAGAACCTGCTCGACAAGCTGAGCGGTTACGCCAAGCCGGATGAGCGCATTCTGGTGCTGGCGCGTTATCATCACCTGAAACCGGAAGTGCTGTCGAAAGCGGCGACCCGGTGGCCAAAACTGACCCTCGAGTTTATGACTATTCACGCCAGCAAAGGGCAGCAGGCGGAGTATGTGATCATCGCCGGTTTGCACGAAGGCAACGATGGTTTCCCTGCGGTAGCGCGTGAGTCGGTGCTGGAGGACGTTTTGTTGCCGCAACCGGAAGATTTCCCGGACGCAGAGGAGCGGCGGTTGCTGTATGTCGCGCTGACGCGCGCCAAGCATCAGGTCTGGCTATTGCAGGATCGCGAACGTCCGTCGGTGTTCGTTGAGCATTTGCAGGATCTCGGCGTGCCGCTGCAGAAAAAACCTTAAGTTCAGGGCCTGGTGTTTGCCAGGCCGCAATCACTACTTCAGGCGATCCTGCAAATAACGTTGATAATCTGGAATGGCAATTTCCACTTCGCTTTTAAACAGCGAAGAATCAATCAGGAAATCTGCGGTGGAACGGTTGGTGGCGACGGGAATATTCCATACCGTAGCCAGGCGCAGCAGGGCTTTTACGTCCGGATCATGGGGTACCGCATTCAAGGGATCCCAGAAAAAAATCAGTATATCGA is a window of Serratia plymuthica DNA encoding:
- the rmf gene encoding ribosome modulation factor codes for the protein MKRQKRDRLERAHSKGYQAGILGHPKDLCPYKTTVDSRSQWLGGWREAMEDRAVTA
- the fabF gene encoding beta-ketoacyl-ACP synthase II — protein: MNSRRIVITGMGAVSPLGCGVEAIWQRLLNGQSGIRPLPEAVVADLQVKIGGQVPTLEQDAEAGFNPDLSVAPKDQKKMDRFILFAMAAADEAIRQAGWVADTEEKQERTATVIASGIGGFPAIAHAVRTTDSRGTKRLSPFTIPSFLVNLAAGHVSIKHQFKGPIGAPVTACAAGVQAIGDAVRMIRNDEADIALCGGTEAAIDTVSLGGFAAARAMSTTPPEEAEKASRPFDSARDGFVMGEGAGMLVIETLEHALARGATPLAEIVGYGTSADAYHMTSGAEDGDGAYRAMKIALKQAGVSPEQIQHLNAHATSTPVGDQGEINAIKHLFGTDGGVAVTSTKSATGHLLGAAGGLETIFTALALRDQIAPATLNLDNPDPAAEGLHLVAKKAQPMVINYALSNGFGFGGVNASILLKRWQG
- a CDS encoding winged helix-turn-helix transcriptional regulator, producing the protein MQRTRFDNTPCPIARSLDRVGEWWSILILRDAFHGLSKFDEFRQSLGLSPTMLTRRLKYLVESGILHKQRYQTRPVRYEYLLTERGKDFFPVLAALFHWGNTHLADEGITAELVDRRTGQPVYVQLVDSATRQPIALQHITLAPGPAASDGIRRRAALMQQNHFALPPESSKESL
- the fabA gene encoding bifunctional 3-hydroxydecanoyl-ACP dehydratase/trans-2-decenoyl-ACP isomerase, translated to MVEKRDSYTKEDLEASGRGELFGAGGPPLPAGNMLMMDRVVKMTEDGGSHNKGYVEAELDINPDLWFFGCHFIGDPVMPGCLGLDAMWQLVGFYLGWLGGEGKGRALGVGEVKFTGQVLPTAKKVTYRINFKRVITRKLIMGVADGEVLVDGQVIYTASDLKVGLFKDTAAF
- a CDS encoding AAA family ATPase, encoding MTNNRLEWQSLLPDVTPYQAIFDTAAQLAPVSFAAIQPRLENALTLFCHPQSPPRFMLLKAQETREYLALIARAIEPLQPQNTAFKGSHYVIQGSKISVEPASRGDEPFAAGGACVFQEWVEPEQLFGCVRIHNDEISLQPGLVHQANGGVLILSARSLLAQPLLWLRLKQMITQRQFHWVSPDETRPLPVTIPAMPLELRLVVVGDRHGLADFHDIEPELSEQAVYGEYEDDLQLTEAEDMVQWCSYVNTVIDEQQLPSLAADAWPLLMIQAVRYSGDQGNLPLSPLWIGQQLSEAALYAEEESITAKAFEAALNAREWRESYLAERMQDEIELGQILIETEGEVVGQINGLSVLEYPGHPRSFGEPSRISCVVHLGDGEFTDVERKAELGGNLHAKGMMIMQAFLISELELDQPLPFSASIVFEQSYGEVDGDSASLAELCALISALSLQPITQQIAVTGSVDQFGNVQPIGGVNEKIEGFFEVCQRRGLTGKQGIILPATNVRHLCLHQDVVDAVREGQFHLWAVDSAAEALPLLTGYPYSDEQQPNLLAAIQERIAQVNPQERRRWPWPFRWLNWFNHG
- the matP gene encoding macrodomain Ter protein MatP — translated: MKYQQLENLESGWKWKYLVKKHREGESITRHIENSVAQEAIDELLKLENEPVKVLTWISRHMNPELDNRMKQTIRARRKRHFNAEHQHTRKKSIDLEFLVWQRLAALARRRGVTLSETIVQLIEDAERKEKYASQMSSLKQDLKAILGKDEK
- the ompA gene encoding porin OmpA, which encodes MKKTAIALAVALAGFATVAQAAPKDNTWYTGAKLGWSQYHDTGFYGNGYQNGIGNGPNHKDQLGAGAFLGYQANQYLGFELGYDWLGRMPYKGSVNNGAFKAQGVQLAAKLSYPIADDLDIYTRLGGMVWRADSKANYGNGTRLSDHDTGVSPLAAVGVEYALTKNWATRLDYQFVSNIGDAGTVGARPDNTMLSLGVSYRFGQDDVVAPVAPAPAPAPVVETKRFTLKSDVLFNFNKATLKPEGQQALDQLYTQLSSMDPKDGSVVVLGYTDAVGSDQYNQKLSEKRAQSVVDYLVSKGIPSDKISARGMGEADSVTGNTCGYKAGRATKAQIACLAPDRRVEIEVKGIKDVVTQPQA
- the sulA gene encoding SOS-induced cell division inhibitor SulA, yielding MRTQSLYKPHFSHTSFAVNNAAKNTDAGKENGLISELVYNEHQPAVAQLLLPLLQQLGRQSRWLLWLTPQQKLSRLWLQQSGLPVNKVVQLSQIAPLATVEAMEKALLTGNYSVVLGWLPDLTEEDRLKLRRAAELGNAYGFIMRPQRDINPTQGQCSTLKIHSSLYH